A stretch of the Engraulis encrasicolus isolate BLACKSEA-1 chromosome 19, IST_EnEncr_1.0, whole genome shotgun sequence genome encodes the following:
- the jkamp gene encoding JNK1/MAPK8-associated membrane protein — protein sequence MAVAMSSTCPGLYCGKILNGSIEGECGVCPRGERTNMQKICERCNESPDLYDWLYLGFMAMLPLVLHWFFIEWYSGKKSSSALFQHITALLECSAAAVITLLVNDPVGRLSIRSCRVQMLSDWYTMLYNPSPDYVTTLHCTQEAVFPLYTIVLIYYAFCLVLMMMLRPLLVKKIACGLGKSDRFKSIYAALYFFPILTVLQAVGGGLLYYAFPYIILVLSLVTLAVYMSASDIQSFKNLVAKKKRLVVLFSHWLLHAYGIISISRLDKLEQDLPLLALVPGPALFYLLTARFTEPTRIINEGGNGH from the exons ATGG ctgTTGCAATGAGTTCCACCTGTCCGGGACTGTACTGCGGGAAAATCCTCAATGGCTCAATCGAGGGAGAGTGTGGG GTTTGCCCCAGGGGGGAGAGGACCAACATGCAAAAGATCTGCGAGAGATGCAACGAGTCTCCAGATCTGTACGACTGGCTCTATCTTGGCTTCATGGCAATGCTTCCTCTGGTCCTCCACTGGTTCTTCATAGAGTGGTACTCTGGCAAGAAAAG ctCCAGTGCTCTTTTCCAGCACATCACGGCCTTGCTGGAGTGCAGTGCTGCAGCCGTCATCACTCTGCTGGTGAATGACCCCGTGGGTCGGCTTTCCATCCGCTCCTGTCGAGTGCAGATGCTCTCCGACTGGTACACCATGCTCTACAACCCCAGCCCCGACTACGTCACCACCCTGCACTGCACCCAGGAGGCCGTGTTCCCACT GTACACTATAGTGCTGATCTACTACGCCTTCTGCCTGGTGCTCATGATGATGCTGAGGCCTCTGCTGGTGAAGAAGATCGCCTGCGGCCTGGGCAAGTCGGACCGCTTCAAGAGCATCTACGCCGCGCTCTACTTCTTCCCCATCCTCACCGTACTACAGGCAGTAGGCGGGGGACTGCTGT ATTATGCTTTTCCATACATTATCCTTGTGCTGTCTCTGGTCACACTTGCAGTATACATGTCGGCATCAGACATACAG TCTTTCAAAAATCTTGTTGCCAAGAAGAAAAGGCTGGTGGTGCTGTTCAGCCATTGGCTCCTGCACGCCTACGGTATCATCTCCATCTCCCGGTTGGATAAGCTCGAGCAAGACTTGCCCTTATTGGCCCTGGTGCCCGGACCCGCCCTCTTCTACCTGCTCACAGCCCGGTTCACTGAGCCCACCAGGATAATTAACGAGGGGGGCAATGGACACTGA